TTTGCTTCATATAAATAGGACCTGTgcagcacaaacaaaatgtgcatatcagcacctctaaagctcactaataTACACATTATCTGTCATTTCTTGGGGTGTTTAAATATCAGTTTCCTGTACTATAGAGCAGTATCAGCTATTACTTGTCTGGGACCAGTGACTTTCTGTTAGGGTGTCTGGCAAGCTGAGCTGACAGGCTGTATGTTGTAGCTCCTTATTTACCAGCACACAGCGGTCAATGTAACTCATATTTCCCAAAACTATTCTTCTGAAACCACTCTACAATTACTATGTTTCTTTGCATCTTTGCACATTTTGCATTGCACCATCTTCAAGGACAACCCGAAAATCTTGACTTTGCTGACCTTTAGTGATTTCACTTGTCACCCTGCTGCAGTGATGTCACAGTATACTGCAGTGTATGCTCAGTACAGTGTGACATCAGCATTGGTGTAGTTACAGACACATTTGTGATTAGTCTGAAGTGACACACACTTGAAACTTACAACAACAAAGCGCTGTGAAGTACACGTCAGACAGTTCAGATGGATGTCTCCTAATTATGAGCACTTTTGCTTCCGTGGGGTTCCCTTTCATGTACATCTGCTGTAAACTGCTTTGGTAGAATATATTTTCTCTgtgcatgaataaaatatatGTGAATCTGAATGTGATGCAGGCAGATTAGAGATGGAATTACATTGTATGTTTAGTGGCGTGGGCCGGGACTCTCCTCGACCAATCAGGTTCTGAGCTGAGCAGCGGACCCTCATATCTCTGGTGACGTTGAACACCCGAACTGTGTGCGTTCGCTGGTGGAGGTGCACAGTGTGGCCATGTTGACTGTAGGACCAGCGGTACTCTGAAGCTGGAGGGTCAGCTTTACATGAGCACACGAGCAAAGCACTGCCCCCCTCCTGCACTGTCAAGGTCTGGACCTGAACCTTCACATCCTTTGGTGGAACTAAGGAACacaaatatatatgtttttatatatatatatatatatatatatatatatatatatatatatatatatatatatatatatatatatatatatatatatatatatatatatatatatataaaaataaaaataagtctCAACTGAACCAAGAAATTCAAAGACACAATCAAAACTTCTCTTACATGTCACGTGCAGATCCTTTGAAGTGGCTAATGTTTTGGCTCCTGGGTAGCTGACCTCACACCTGAGCCTGGGCTTCACCTGATGGGACACAGTAAAGGACAGAGAGGCCAATAATGTCAGCCGTTGGGGTTCCAGGCGGATTATCTGCGCTTCCTCAGGCTCGGTGTTGTTCATCTGGGCTCCCCGCTCCCATCTCCACTGCAGGGCAGGAGGTCTGGAGGGGCAGTGATAGCTGACGGAGCAGTTCAGGGTGACCAGCTGTCCCTCTGTGGCTGACAACATGCCACTGATGACGGGAGCCTCAGGGCTTTCTGTGAGTGAGGAAAAACTCCATCATTACTGAGTGTCATTACCTCTGCGTATCTGATTAAATCTAAATTATACAAGAGAAGCTCAAGGCTACTGCCATAGATTTTATGTCccagttttttcctttttcatatTAATGCAGGAACCACTAAATGTAAATATGCAAGGTGGATGATTCCACATTCctacttttgccattttttaaagatcTTCATGTGTCTATTTATGATGCTTGTCTAAATTTTCTGAATCAGTTTTTTACTATTTCTTAACTGCCATGTTCGGCATGACCTCAGAGGAAGACAAATTTGCACTTAATGCAATACTTTGCGCTCAAACACGAAATAAATATCATTGATTATACCTTTCATTGAGTCTATTTAGATACTGGGTTTTGCATACCACTCAGTTGAGTCAAGTGtgagagatttttttcacaatacTACTCATATCTCTTCTtgtatgtaatattttatcctAATAGCCTCAAAAAAGGAAGCTCATCAGGCtcttaaatattgttttaaaagaGTAAAGACAGGCAGTGTAGTGTCATCCCCACTCACCAATAACGTCCAGATTGAAGCTCGATGGTTTCCCCCAGAGTAAGTCATCGCCTGTCTTCAGAGCAATTTCAAACACCTGCGGGTCATCCTGTCTGATCCTTTCAATCTTCACCGAGCAGTCTCCATCTGCGATTCGACCAAAGAGGGATGTCCGGCCTTGGAAATCCCTGCTCACTTGGTCTCTGTCCTCGCTGTTAAAAGCGGTGCTTcgaagagggaaaaaatgacCACCACCTCTGAACCTCAGCCTCACGTCcaccctctccttcctccctctgaaAGGACGAGGAGCTAGAGGAGTGAAGGAGCAGGGAATCACCACACAGGAGCCCACCAGAGCCTGGACACGGTCGGGGACTGAGGGAACAGGAGACACAGCCTGGACCCCCCTCCACAAGGCTGCTGTTGTGATGGAGAACAGAGAGTCGTTTAGCAAGCACAATCTGACATAAGTGTGATTTATTCTAGGTTTAAGTTTAGAAAGCAAATAGAGCAGGTTTATCAGCAAGATATATACCCATACAGTTAAGGGAGATGAATTTAGTGCACTAtaattgtgatgttttaagttttatttttacccCCGAGAAGCCAAAAGTAATTTCCCATGCCAGTTAAAAAGTTTCTCACTTCCAATCAAGAAGGTGAAGCTGAATTAACTTGtagaaaaataatcataaatacTAAATTTGAAAATACAAGATGTTTGCACTGCTGTATTTTGCTGCGCTGTCTGTAAATGCAAAATATGACAGAACAATTTTGCAACAGATGTATATTTAGAAAGGGGAAGAGGGCAACTACACTTTTAGCTCTGGAACTAATGTGCTACCCCTAATTCTAAGTTAAATAAGAAaatgatttagatttttctcttgtatatttattttcacagtgacatCAATTTTCTGGAGTAATGAAATGAgcgtatattttttttaacatagaaTTTTCCGATGTGAATATTCAAAATTCTTGTGCAATATATTCTGCAGGAAACattcacagacaaaaaaaataacaatttctACATCTTTCACGGTTAATTTTGATAAAAACAGAGGTAAAGCTATGGCCAGCACATGAAAAAATAGTGTAGTTCATgtaaaaagcaaagcaaatgcATTAGAGATAGAAATTTTTATTACTTACCAAAAATCAGAGGACATGTCAGGAAGACCGTATCCACATGCATGATTGCAACCCTGCTCTGGCAACACAGACAGGGAAGGACAACCAGAGGGGCAAAGAGGGGGAAGTTGGATTGTTTCGTTGTGCTATGACTTCACTTTGATACCTCCTCTCAAACTTTCAATAccattgtttattattatttttattcgtTCCACCCTACGAAGTTACCCTAAGGCTTCAGAATTAGGGATATTGGAATAATGATACAACTTTATGCTTGATGAAACATTACAAAAGATTCAAATGATTATTCAAATAGCGAAAATGTTTGCAAGGGAAAGAAAGACCTCAGCAAGTATTTGTGAGACAACACATGACAATGGGTGAGTCATTCTCATGCTGATGGCCATTTCCTCAAAGGCTCTGACACCAGATGTGCTCATTTCTGATTCGACTTATCTACAAGACCAAACCAAACCTGTGACAGTGTGGTTAAagtgacacagaaaaaaagatgactaAGGttgaataaaatacattaatgattaactttttaaaaaatctgacattactTTATTGCTGTGCTGTTGACAATCAGTGTAAGTAGGTCATCACAGTTGTactaaggaaaaaaaagtggaaagaTTTCATGCTGAAACTTTTGTACTTAAACCAGAATGAATGGTTGAGTTTTTCCTCTTGGACTGCTaggcaaataacaaataaaccaaatacacatttatttaattagtcTATATTAtagctttgatttttttttcctgcaagtCACTGGTGTTTGGAGGGAAATGGCATGTTTCGGTGGGATCAAACGGAGTAATCACAGTGACGACAAACacttgaattgaattgaagttGAACTATGGACCCTTTAACTGCTGCCTACACCTTCCTGCACCTTAAGACAGAACACAAACCGTTTGCATGCCGACACTCGTGACTGCAAATAGCAACACCAGACAAGACAGAAGCtattgtaaaatgtaaagataaaacatttttaaggtATGTATCTGAATAATTGTTTAGGGAGTGTTTGTGCTGAAATCCTTTTAGTTTTTCATGCTGTTCTAATTTAGTTATGTATATGCATGAGAAATGTGATTGTAAAGCTTTAATACTTATTTAAATACATATTGTGTTTACCTAATTCCTCATGAGAGTCCTGCAATATTTTCAGAAGTCATGAGTTCAGCTCAGCAGCTGCTTCGATCTCAGAGAGACATACTGCTGAACTGGACTTCTGACCATCCAGCACCATTGTTGCGTTGGCTCCATGATGAACAGGTGCTTTCCTCTGCCTCCTACCTGTCTCTACTGGAGAAGACACCTTCCAACGCTGTGGTCCAGGCTCTGGAGACAGTGTGCACCACTGAGGAGAGCAGTAAAAAGTTCCTGGAGGTGCTGAGGGATGTGCAGGATTATTACTGCAGAGATCTGCAAGTCTGGGTTGAGAGACACTGCAGGAATGATGCCATCAGTAAGCCAGTACCTGCACCTGTTATAGTTAAAGGTGAGGATGCTTTAAAATGCTACTGACAGCTATGTTGTAGTTTTTATATAAACAAGTTCAAAGTAAGGAAGAATAATATTGCTTTGCAAACTTGAGTTTCAAATGAAGGACAGGTCCTGAAGGCAATCACATTTAATTACCTACTGAATAACAAACGTGTGACGAAACTATTAGCAGAGTACAATCAGCCATGATGCCTTGCCAGAAAAATTGTCTGACTCACATTGAAGCCATTCTCATGCATAAAGAATATTTAGCTCGGCTGTCATAGGTTAAAATGTTAGTCTTGCTATTGCTATGGCTCTTGGAATGACAATCCATGTTCATCAGTCAGTCCATGACTTTAATCCAGAGTGACATATCTCCACATTTACAGGATGAACTGTCATAAAATTTTGTACAGCAGTTAAATTCTATTGACTTTGTGGACAGTTTGAACATCTATATTTTGTACAGATAGTGGTTCCAAGATGATCAATCTGTGTGACATGAAAATGCTGAAACGATGCAGAAACGTGGGAATGTGACACTTTGGAAAGAGGCATAGCATCTAAACAAactcaaaataatttttgttaTGTAATATCTGATATATTAATTACATAAATCATGTGATATTTACAGAGAAGAAGACTAAAAGCCCCATTGCTAACTTTTTCAAAGGGAAGAGCAAAGGATTCTCCTTAATTCCTGAGGTTATAGGTATGAATTTATTATCTTATCAAAAACTGGATTTACATTACTTAGGATACTTATTAgtgataaaacacacacacacacacacacacacacacacacacacacacacacacacacacacacacacacacacacacacacacacacacacatatatatagcTATATAATGAGTAGCATGTACCATTTTCCATTTACTTGTTCCCATGCTTGTTTTAAAGTGGGAGTATTATTTTCATGTTGCAGCTGAAGAAGAACTAAAACCTGGCAGGAGTCTAAGGCTGGCTAACATCCGAGGTATGCCAAAAGAGGTTAACTGAAGGAGAGAAgtcaaaatatttaactttatctAGCAAAATTATTGCTAAAATTATTGATATTCTCGTGTCTAAAATTTTCATTCTAGTTCCCATTTCTGCCCATAAAACAACCCTGCTGAAACGCACAGAGCAGTTAAGATGTTACTCAGAAGGCAATAAAGTGGCTTCAAACTTAGCTTCTCACATCGAGATCCGCTACACTGACCTATTCGTGACAGAAGATAATGACGTAGTCGACAGCTGCCAACATGAGTACTTTGACTTGGCCAGAAGACGAGCTCGCATCTATGTCCACCAGGCCTGCCTTCGCATCCGGCCTTGTCATCTGTTCAGTCCCCAAGGGCCATCGAATCGGCCTCCCAAAAGGGTTAAAGTCAAGGGTATTGCTGGCATCGGAAAAAGCATAGCAGTACAGAGACTGGTCTATGAGTGGGCAATTGGGAAGAATATGCGTGAATTCACTTGCATTTTTGACCTGCGTTTCCGAGAGCTCAATCTAATTGAAGCCCCACTGAGTTTATTGGAACTGCTTGGAGAACGGTTCCGGTACCTGAAGGAAGCTCTGCCTGATCTTTTCACCTCACCAAGCTCTTTGCTCTTCATTTTAGATGGTTTAGATGAGTTTAAGTTCCCCTTGGACTGGAACAGtccagacaaaaaaattgatgtGAACTCAAAGGTGTCAGTGTCAGAGCTAATGGTGGCTTTGATCAAAGGAAGTCTTCTCCCAGAGGCATCCGTCATTGTCACGACAAGGCCGAGTACTGAAGCGCCCAAGCGTTTCTTCCAGAGATGTTGTGTGGTACTGGGCTTCGAGGAGGACCAGGTGAAGGAATACACCACCAAGTTCTACAAAGATAGCAGAGTTGCTGAAAAAGTTTATGATTACATCTTGAACAATGACAACCTTTTCGTGCTGTCCTTCATCCCTCTTTATTGCTACATCATCTGTACTGCGATAGCTGAGTTCTTTTCTTCGGAGACTCAAGATGTCAGTGACTCAAAGTCTCTGGAGTTAAACCCACCCAGGACAGTCAGTGAGGTTTATTTCTGCTACTTGTTAACAGCAGTCAAGCACCATGCACTGAAAGCTAGTGCAGACAGAAGCACACCTAGATCTGAGGTTCTCTCGCTAGCGAAGCAACAACTGACACACCTTGGAAAACTAGCTTATGAAAGTCTTCTTCAGAGGAAGATAATGTTTGACACAGCAGATCTGAAGAGCTATGGTGTTACACCTGCTGATGTTCAGAGCACCTTTCTCTGTCACATCCTCCAGTCTCTTGAAGAGGAGACAGTGGAGATGTATTCGTTCTTCCACTTGACAGTTCAAGAACATCTGGCTGCTCTTTACTGTGCTGTCAACCTCTCCAGCCAGGATGAAGTAATCCAAGCTCTTGATTTCTGGTGCTTTGGGCGACATCCAGAGTCCTCTACCGCTGCATGTCTGCAAAACATAGATCTTAACATGGACAAATTGGAGAGCCTCCAGATGTTCACGCGTTTCTTCATGGGAATGCTTCGAGCCCGGCTGGCAGGTCAGTTGGATGGCCTTGTTCATTCCCCATTGCAGCAAGAGGATGGCCTCCCTGCTAGGCTGGGTTTGTGGTTCCAAGACCAGTTTAAAAGCAAGAAGCTGCAAAACCTGGCAGCCTTGAATCTTCTCCACTGTCTGTTGGAGTTCCACATGAAGGAAACTACCAGCATAGCAGCACCAGAGATCAAGACACTTTACCTGTTTAAAATGAAGCTCAGTGTTGCTGACTGTGCAGCGATGCATTACGTGCTGCAGTTTTCTCCACACAACCTGCAGGAGTTCAACGTGGGCTACTCCAACATTGGAAACAGAGGACTCAGCAGACTGAGACCCATCTTACATCGCTGTGAAACTCTCTAGTGAGTACCTCCTTTTATGTTCAACTATCAAAAAGACTAAAGTAAAAAATTAAGTACTGTGGAATATAAACAGGCTTGAATTCCAGCTTCCCTGCTAGCTGATGCCTTTCGGTGAGGAGTTTGCATCAttagtgttgtttgtctgtgtccTACAGTGATAGACTGGTAGTGTCTCCAAGGTACACCCTGCCTTCTGTCTGATGCATGCTGCGATGGACACAAGCCTTCTTTCAAGTCAGGCTGCCAAAAAACAATGTTGACCTGATATTTATTCATTCTCTTTCAGTTTGAGATACAACTGTCTGGACAAGCAGGCAGCTTTTTTGGAATCTGCAGTTCTGAAATCAAACGAGTGCCAAGTGAAGAAGCTCTTGTAAGtcattacagattttttattttacaactaCCTGCTTTGAAAGATAAGAGGGCCATAAAACAGGACTGTCACAAAATGTATACTTTAGCAAATTACAGTTCTTAAGGTGGTGTAGGAAATAGTCCAGTTGATTAATCATTATGGAAACTCTTTGCCATGataaaaacatatcaacaacaACAGGTCAAAGATAATGACGATccaagttttgtttctttgtcatgcTGTTGAGCACTTACACCCCAACAATTcaagaataaaatgtaataagaccaacaattatttattacagtattattttaCTGGCATTTACATTATATTTGTGGCAGTAGATactatttaatgtaaatttgttCTAAAACTGACCATCCAGAGACAATAACTTTTCTAGCTACTGTAACTTACAGAGGTGATAGTGTTCACTGAAAATCACTGATCAAAGCATTGTAGAAAATGATTAAACAGCCTCCTGCAGTGTACTTACAGATGCATCCATCTTGTTTTTAATCAATAGATGTATGATGTCTCCCTACAGCCTGCAACTGCATAAAACAGTTGTAATATTTATCTTTCAATGTCTTCTAAGCTCTTTGTTTCAGGAAGTAACTCCTGCAcgttgaaaaaacaacaacttgtaATAGCCTTCAGATACACTAACCTCCTTTGATACAAGCACATACTGAATATGCGTCACTACACCACAATTGTTCTACTCATGTTTCCAGTATGTGTGGCAATAACCTGGGTCCGGAGGGGGTTTTGGAGCTGTGGAACGCTCTGGAGCACAACACCACTGTGGAAGAGCTCTATCTGGACATCACTGGCATCACAGAGAGAGGAACAGAAAACATTGTCAACTGCCTCAGCAAAAACACCTCTCTGAGGACACTGACGTAAGATTCAAGCAAAAGTCTACTCAGTGTTCTGAATGTTATAACACTGCCATCTAGTGTGAGTTTCTGCCTCAACCAGTGATTGTCTCCTTCCTCAGCATCGTTGGGAATGACATTGGCGaggtggggaggaggaggctgaaGGAGCTGCAACAACGTAGGCCAGGACTCAGGATCATTGCAAATTTTGTGGACGACCTTGGGTTACTTCAGGCCTACCTGGACTGGGTGGAGGAGGTCCGGGCTGACAGAGACCAGATGGACTCAGTGAAGAATGCGGACGCCCTGCGGTCTGTGCTGAAGGGACTCCAGGTGGCGGGAAGAAAGGTGGAGAGGAAAGAGAACGCAGAGAAagcagaggagctgcaggcAAAGATCGAGGAGCTGCTGAGTTCCTCGACAGATCTGATGGGGGGAAGATGACCAGCATTCTGACATATCTGTGATAGCAGGATTTATATTGAACATAATGATGTGGTGTGGGTCCTTGAGATTGAGGGGTGGTGATAACAGCTCAAAAAACACACCTAACATTGTTTAATCTCCCTGATAGTTACTGTTAGTGTTACACAGATAGCACGTTTCAGAAAACTGCATTAATCAAATCATTATTTGGGGTGTCAGAGAACCTGGATGTAAACTATTGTTAACTTCAAAGGATTATTCTTATTGTTgtaacagctttgtttgttttttgttttctattttacaaATTAGGGCTAAGATAAACtcacaaaagacaaagaaaaatatataatttaataattgtcatagttttttttaaatgaaaaactgaattaaagctAATTTTACTAACACAATTTATgacttaaaatgaaatatgttttctcACTCACAAAATGTTATAATGGtcctgaattttatttttatttcaatgtcAGAAGTCCGAAATCTTCTTTTTACCTTTTCTAATGAGACTTTGCTCGATTAAGCAAATTGCTATTTTGACAAATTGCAAAGATACTTAGAtgcatgtctgtctgttctttgacttctaaaaaaaatctacgttttttttcctctgttaaTGAACAGTATGAGCAGCAGATGACTACAAGTTTTATTGAGCTCTTATTAAGGACAAACTCATATTTAGAATTGTGCTGCAAAgataacttgtttttcttttattttgtgtttatctcATATTAAACTATGTGAAACATTTCAGTAAAATGGAGTATTAAATAAAGGCAACATGAGTCaccacaaatacaaattatCAATGACATTTCTATTGAAGCAAACAGGTTGTAATACCAACTGGGCCTGTGTGAGAAAATACTTGGTCCCTTAGTTACTAAATCCAGAAAACTACCAAACTGTATAAATAACTGATTTCAGCTGGACTAGACACACTCAGGCCTGACTACTACCAGCCCTGTTCAACTAAATTATCACTTTCACTCTTTGAAATCTTAAACCTGTCAGTGGGTTTGAAACcctgaaatgttttctgtttttttattgccaAAAATACATCTTTTTATAGAACCTGTTTTGTTAGTTGTTCAACTTTCCGATGATTCATAAGTGTGTCACgtgggaaagaaaaacaaccaaaaataagcttaaaattgttataattcatcaaaatcactttatgttACAAGTTTAATTCAAAAATGTGGagatttgtggaaaaaaatgttcatagtAACTGTTatattgttttcaaaatttgcCTCTTTTTATTTATGGCATATCTGTGTCATGGTGCACAAAAAGGTacttttgagttctctctacttctaatGATGG
This genomic stretch from Amphiprion ocellaris isolate individual 3 ecotype Okinawa chromosome 9, ASM2253959v1, whole genome shotgun sequence harbors:
- the LOC111572508 gene encoding sialoadhesin, whose protein sequence is MHVDTVFLTCPLIFAALWRGVQAVSPVPSVPDRVQALVGSCVVIPCSFTPLAPRPFRGRKERVDVRLRFRGGGHFFPLRSTAFNSEDRDQVSRDFQGRTSLFGRIADGDCSVKIERIRQDDPQVFEIALKTGDDLLWGKPSSFNLDVIESPEAPVISGMLSATEGQLVTLNCSVSYHCPSRPPALQWRWERGAQMNNTEPEEAQIIRLEPQRLTLLASLSFTVSHQVKPRLRCEVSYPGAKTLATSKDLHVTFPPKDVKVQVQTLTVQEGGSALLVCSCKADPPASEYRWSYSQHGHTVHLHQRTHTVRVFNVTRDMRVRCSAQNLIGRGESRPTPLNIQYKPLILRLSSTCVVEDLGLLCSCSVDSNPKPAVTWSVNGTVPPHDYNLSVTSEPNMLTATLRGHMDKPQRVICFAVNALGNDSLVLLQGEEEAAILLWLIVPAVAICLAVPLLSLLVYCCRKRAGKRVLSRRPAVYPGGLGIYQDRMPLYINCTEVTHIYTNGSYQLVYQNCTPLFVHTKQIRPMGRRGGERRRGGEGGGMDRRAGLGVRGVREVQGATDADTAIYLEIL
- the LOC111572534 gene encoding NLR family CARD domain-containing protein 3-like yields the protein MSSAQQLLRSQRDILLNWTSDHPAPLLRWLHDEQVLSSASYLSLLEKTPSNAVVQALETVCTTEESSKKFLEVLRDVQDYYCRDLQVWVERHCRNDAISKPVPAPVIVKEKKTKSPIANFFKGKSKGFSLIPEVIAEEELKPGRSLRLANIRVPISAHKTTLLKRTEQLRCYSEGNKVASNLASHIEIRYTDLFVTEDNDVVDSCQHEYFDLARRRARIYVHQACLRIRPCHLFSPQGPSNRPPKRVKVKGIAGIGKSIAVQRLVYEWAIGKNMREFTCIFDLRFRELNLIEAPLSLLELLGERFRYLKEALPDLFTSPSSLLFILDGLDEFKFPLDWNSPDKKIDVNSKVSVSELMVALIKGSLLPEASVIVTTRPSTEAPKRFFQRCCVVLGFEEDQVKEYTTKFYKDSRVAEKVYDYILNNDNLFVLSFIPLYCYIICTAIAEFFSSETQDVSDSKSLELNPPRTVSEVYFCYLLTAVKHHALKASADRSTPRSEVLSLAKQQLTHLGKLAYESLLQRKIMFDTADLKSYGVTPADVQSTFLCHILQSLEEETVEMYSFFHLTVQEHLAALYCAVNLSSQDEVIQALDFWCFGRHPESSTAACLQNIDLNMDKLESLQMFTRFFMGMLRARLAGQLDGLVHSPLQQEDGLPARLGLWFQDQFKSKKLQNLAALNLLHCLLEFHMKETTSIAAPEIKTLYLFKMKLSVADCAAMHYVLQFSPHNLQEFNVGYSNIGNRGLSRLRPILHRCETLYLRYNCLDKQAAFLESAVLKSNECQVKKLFMCGNNLGPEGVLELWNALEHNTTVEELYLDITGITERGTENIVNCLSKNTSLRTLTIVGNDIGEVGRRRLKELQQRRPGLRIIANFVDDLGLLQAYLDWVEEVRADRDQMDSVKNADALRSVLKGLQVAGRKVERKENAEKAEELQAKIEELLSSSTDLMGGR